In Bactrocera neohumeralis isolate Rockhampton chromosome 5, APGP_CSIRO_Bneo_wtdbg2-racon-allhic-juicebox.fasta_v2, whole genome shotgun sequence, the genomic window GCACATAACACATGTGAGACCACTGATTGAAATGAAAACATAACAtacgaataaataaaattctcctgattttgacaaaaatctaaaaaaaaaaaaaaacattttaataaactttaaattttgtttcttattgCCAATATTATTGAGTATTTGCAATACTGCTTATAaggaaaatataatacaataatgTGTATCTagtttttattgtaataatcCACAAATAGCTTAAGTGAATACTACGGAGGGGATTAATCTTGCCTCAATATAAACTTGAAGCATTTAGAATTCCATGGAGCCGAATGTGCTGAGGttctatcaaattttttaaaagtcttTCGACAATTTTCGATTTCATAGCAaaagtaaactttttaatttatcaaaacaaaaactttaaaggTTCTCTTCAATTGTATGCGATTGTTTAAAAGCAGTTTAgagttttcttttttgtaattttttagctCAGTATTAACTGTTTTGAAAAAGTACAACTGGTAAATTAAACTGTAGTCACTCCGTTTAATCGAAATTTATTCACAagcaatattttctatataaattatgtggcattttgtaattactttatttattatatttttacaactatttaaataaatatttccacaaACGTTTGGTATTATAAGATACATCCCCTAACCTACGGTAGTGCGTTAAATTTTGCGGAACATAAATTCTCTCCTCTAGCTGAGTGTAATTGGAACTAAACATATGCTCACACATCTGCATAAAtacaactaaatatttaatttattcaaatttttcttttcacaaCTGCAACAAGGCCTAGCATAGTTGTTTTTCATTAATGTAGACGCTTATTTTTACACCCAAAATAGACACACATTTAGTTTAGACATGcatttacataagtacatacgtaaaatatattaatagcaTACGGTCTTTTGACGAATGGTGAACGAATATATCCTGTGTTCAAAAACCTTCAGTTCATATACAAATGTGTAGTATTGGATTCTCATACGCTTCGCATGTGGTCATTTACCAAGTAAATATGCTACTGTTCCAATTGTGTTGATTTACAAAGTGGTTTTAGAACTATGCTAGTAATATTTGCGCTTTCCTGCCAAATGTGATCATTGTTATAATTATTTGCTTATACTTTAAGTTTTTACTAACTTTTTCTAGTTCTCTTATATGTTTAGTGCCTTTTATGTATACATGGATAGATTTGTTTGCGTTTTATATCAactataatttaagtatatttataagatataattattttgctttttttttgtttttttaacgaAGGAAATGATAAAAACGTATATTAATATGCATGAATTACTCGCTATTTAGGGTAGAGAAAGAGACGATGCCGTTAATGCGTTTTTAGCCATCTTCTTTTGGCGGTGTGAACCACCCTGCAAAAAAGAAAcgtcaaatttaaatattcgcGTTCGTtggtgaaaaaaatatgtcaatTGCTCACCATTTTTCTCGTGTATTTGCACCAGGGATTTAAAGCTCTGCTGTGCACGCGCCAAGCTGTACTGACCCTGCGATAATGCCTAAAGATGGAATTTAGGAATtccgcaacaaaaaaaaaaaaaaatagcgaaatctttataataataatatggaaCCTACCTTTGTAGCGCCAAATTGTATTCTGGCTTTACCCTTCACGAGGGTTGCGGCAATTTGCATGATGACAGCTTCCACAGTGTAAGCGGAGCTCCAGCCCTGTTTTGTCAGCAGTTCCATACATATGGCACCGCCCACGAGTACATAGCCACCTAAAAAAGCGTGACATGAAAATAACAAATGTTCAATGGTTTATTAGAAATTCATATATACAACACACCCGATATTATAGGATGCACTACTCGTACGAATGGCGGCTCAAATGGATAggtttctttgaaaataatattcagCAATATGCTGTCTTTTCCTTCCTTCTCTTTGAGCATGACCAAGTCGTTGTGTAGCGGGCTGTCAGGATCAACAGATTTCAGGCGTATATTCCACTCGTATATCGAATCGTTTACTAACTCTATGGAGTACATATTACTCTTAAAGGAATCGGAACGGTAGATGTCACGTAGCTCTTTCATGAGACGATCGGTTGCTTGAACGGAACCAGAAACAGAACCCTGcaatataatgataaaaaaatccTTATAATGTACTTCGAAATAAGCAGCCAGAGCTTTGCAgttataggtatgtatgtatattaaattaagaGGTGTTCAAGGAAGCATCTACGTGAATAGAAACAAAAACTATTGTAGCTTTATTCTCATTAATAAATAgagtaaaaaaaactaaaaacaacttaCGTTTtagtttgataaaatatttattaaaaattgaaaaacatgaaaaaaaataacatatatgaACACCAATGTCagttttgttttgtataattaaatTCAACGGCTTTTATGAGTTTCCCTCTCCTCTTCTTCTTTGTTTAAGGACCAGCagtaattgttatttttttataacttttaaatctTGGTGGAACCAAGTTCCTCAGTATAATTTCCCCAAATGATCCGAAATAGGGTAACCTGATACTCATATTTGCTCTTACAGCCTTAAAGTTTGACAGCATATTTTGCACAAGAATTTAGTGGTAACTCCCCTTTACCTAAGAAATTTTCGACTACCAACACAAAACGTATCCAAGTTTCACCGGAACAATCATTAACTTTAATGGCCTTAACGGCCAATAAAGAAATTCTTGCAGGCTAAACGTCTAGTTTTCAATAAAGTAGCTTTGCTCTACTGTTAggtatttcatatttcattttactgatccagtaaaaaagtttttagcaTTTTCGCGTTTTGgataaaaaataacacaactGTATGTGGTAATTGATATGGTTGAATTTCTGATAATTTTCATCGTAATCATTAagtccatttaaaaaaaataactggaGTAGAAGTTTCTACTGGTTGATACTTTTgttagatattttgtaaaagtgtACTTTTTAGGCGtttaaaactatatttattaatacgcTACCATTGTCTCATTTGATCTCATACAAAGATTGTGTAAGGAAAATGTTTAATCCCGGTATTCTTGATCAGATTATATTGAATTTGTTCATTTAAAGTGGGTCAAAATCGAGTCCAAATGAGTCTGtcttaaacatatatgtatataacaggtgaagctaataaaagtcACAAAAAAAACGTCCGTTCTTAAAACAGCTGGGTCTATGAAATCAAAACGATCCTGTTTCATCGCATTATGGATAAATTGTAAAGGTAACTAATTAGACAACAATTGTTGTATATTACTCACTAGAAAACAAcataactattattatttttgatacaaaaacaaaaaagaatagGGTTAGAAAAAGTTTAATATCATATAATAGCTAAACGTTCTTATTGGCAAACTGAATCAACTTTGTAGCAAATTATAATGCACTGGTAATGACAGCGAAAAATACTCTTCAGATTTGCATTTTGATGAGAGAAACAAACAAACTAAAAACAAGTTTAATTGTTGTCGATCATTAAGCTATGTACAATCGCAATTTCTAACAATTAATCGTATGTgcgatattttatatattagaagTCAAATGGACCAATTGCTGTCATTTTCCTATCGTCTTAACTTATATTGCAAGTAATGTTACTTAGAAGAATACCAcaagtgtaaaataaaataattcttaaGCTCCTCATTTCGGCGTTATATCGGAAGTAAATAGTATTTATGCAGTGGTACAAACCAAACTATTTTCAAATCGACTAAAAAGAAAAGTGGATATGAAACTTCTCCTAAAAGTGAACGGCGACCAACCCCttagaaaatttgtttgacTGACCTATGttataattacattttaaattataaaaatattataaacttgTTGTTTTAATGTATAGTAGGTCCTACCGATAAAAAGAAAACGATTTCAGTAACGGAAGGAGGCCGATTTATATTCAGACGTTGGGATATGGCAAAGCTGCTCTGCTATTCTATAAATATTCTCAATCTCTTTTATAGTCACTTTTTAgcattgattgattgattgatttaatacgaggaatgcaccgcgacctttggtctattgtgccctctcctaactgacatagactcacctagccccagcgcatTGATGAAGTTCAATAAACTTCCTGGCGCTAGTGAGGCTATGCGATCCCTATCTGGAAACATTGATCCAAGGGCCttagtcctgcgtctacagactgctgtgcagtcaatcagcaggtgctccggggtttcaggctccaagtcgcagaaccggcagttaacgCAAGACgataggcccatgttgtacaggtgcctattcaacttgcagtggccggtatacCATGCGACCAGTAGATTGAGTTTGTTCCTGGGGAGGTTTATTCTAACCTTGAACCTACTCAAATTGTATCCTCCCATTAGCAGCTTGGCATGTCTCATACCGCTCGTTTGCCGCCAGTGCTCCTCCctgcccactccttcttccttgcgaagtagctcctttatggtgtgtggacctaccccaataaagggttctggtcccaccatcttggtggaggctgcggagcgggctagctcatccgccagttcattaccggctatacctctgtgaccaggcacccaaattaggtgtacctggttacgttctgcaaggctgttcagcctttccctgcactcctgcactaataGCATAGTTAATTATATCTTATTCGTTAGCAGACATCCTCGTATTTGCTGGTTTGCTAAACAAACAAAGTACATACAAGgtatgttccaaagtaaacaggacttaaaaaaaaaacaaatagtttttcggcaaaatcaatttactttattaaaaatagtctctttctgcttcaatacagctttttgcacggtccaaaagcctgtcgaacgagtgttttagtcgttggccagtatgccggtgcaagccttttgaatggcctctacgtctgcataacgctttcctttcatggacaagaagtcgcacggtgccatattagGTAAATATGAGGAGTAGTTAATGGTTGAAATGtgttttttggtcaaataatcggtcacaagcctcgatcgaatgttggattctgagcaatttttgcgGAACAAACCGCGCACACACTttttgtaagcccaaatgttcggtcaaaatgctataaatcgatgttttggagatgctcacttccatttccatgaatttcaatgatgatttctgctgatttttgatgaattcacgcacagtgaaatttccggtgatcacggattttgatgtTGATCgacatttatgtcctcacgaccactttgaaaacgttgaaaccactcgtgcactatgctacgggataagcaatcatcgccataaacttgtttcatcaattgaaacgtttcggtaaaaggtttaccaattttaaaacaaaatttaatgtttgctctttgttcgaagctcattttcgcaccgataatacaagcatactgacacttaaaacacaataacttcacttccaatcaatgaaatgtcatgaaatcaaTGATatctcactgaacaatcgataaagatagcagattctaacgcaccagtcgacatatacatggcgccaccagggggcgctagattcaaaaagtccggtttactttggaacaaacattgtatatgtatgtatgtatagaaatacatgtgtatacttatactcgtacatatatattcaacTCACCTTTAAATAGTCTTGTCTTTGACTTTGTCGTAGTCTTTCTAATGTGGCCAGATGTTCCACTTCCATTTCATCCTTctgcgaaacaaaaaaaatcagtcaAGTGCattcatgtaaatattttattgtatttgtgtaaaattacCTCAACTTTATTCGCGCTGCGTCCGTCGTCCATTTCCAATGGTAGATCCTCGTCGCCCTCACTCTCCTGCTCGCTCTCGCATATAAGATCTTCTACATCATCTTGATCCGAATCGATGTCCTCGATCTGATGCTGCGCTGCCGGCTGCTGATGCAATGGTGACGCACTTGGGGGTGGCAATTGAAACGGTATTGTGAGGTTATCGATATCGGGTGGCAGTGGGACATTGTGCAGGCGGCACAGTTCACGTAGTAATATGCCAACCTACGGACGAACCAAGAAACAAGGGTAAACAACAGGTGCATAAATTCATTACAAAAGCGTCAAGCGAAGAGTACGCCAAActgataaaacaaacaaacgcacggattaaataaaaaagtagattAAACACCAACGCAATAGTGTTGATTTTGCTGTTAGACTATTACTAATGGTCGCTACTCTATATGCTACACACtacatacaagcatatttatatgtttgtgtatgtaaaACCATTTGCTTTGCCGGTGGTACAGCTGTGACCATGATGTTTAACTAGGCGATAGTGGTGGTCGGTGTAAATTCCCTACAAAGTTCACTCACCTGATTTATAACATGATTATCACGTCCATTCgtattgctaagtatttgtacGGCATTTGTTACGCTTGTCTCTTCACTCTCTGCAAACCAAACGGGCGGCGAGGATGGATACGTTTCctgaaaataagcaaaaagaggatataaatcataaaaaattatatattaattaggtaagcgaaaaataaaagtCATAGCGACTATGAATAGCATAATAAAAATAGCTCGTGTGTGTGAAGTTATGAGTTGTTATTATCAATGTGTGTGAAAAGAAGGTGAATTTTTTGCCAACTGTATTcactttgtattttataaaagattGATAAATGTGTTATAGCCTATTTTTTATCTATTGTGCATTATGATTTACGATAAAtatagggtttttcaataagagcgctacagaagttttttttttaaatagatcaaaaacggtttgggatatcaatgaaattctttattcctgtgaaagtacattcgattcCATTATTTATGGatctcgatttcttttgcatggccaccacgggtaCGCTTGCCAGAAGACCAGTCcctgaacccaatttttgacgattttcaagcataaatcagccgatactgctgcaatttcacgtttgatattcgtacaaagttcatcaaacgtcgctggcttgttggcatagatcaTACAATTGatgtagccccacaggaaatagacTAAcgacgtcaaatcgcacgaccggggcggccaattgactgggccatttcatGAAATAatacgttcaccaaacttgatttccaataaatcgattgcgacattcgctgtgtggcttgtgacgtgttagaaccacatattgtccaagtccatatcatccaattcgggccaaaatattcggttatcattgagcggtagcgattcccattcacagtaacgtgccggtcttgatcatcatggaagaaatacggcccaatgacgacgccggcccataaaccgaaccaaaccgtaattttttcaggATGCAATGGTGATTCATTTAGTACGTATGAATGTATTTTCAcagaaattaagaattttattgatatctcaaaccgttttagttttattaaaaaaaacttttgtagtgctcttattgaaaaacccgctcTTAAAGGTAAGGCCACTGACCCCGAATTTTggtcatttttaaaaattttgactcGGTATTGGAtagtatatctttccatgatgaaatgccaaacaaaccTTACttaagaaaaatgtcaaaagagcggaaaaataTGACGTCGTTGGTTTTCTCtgtcggtctacttttgtaccGTACCTATTGAAAATCcagttataatatattatatattattaaaaaataactcatTTGTGAAAATATGATATTATGAACTTACAGTTAtggaacataattttttgttttctaattttttcatatttcatgaaAAAAGAAAGCAAGAACTCTGACAAAAGCATCGAACTCCAATGATTAGACCGCCAAAATCCGCGCAGATATTGGTGTTTAAGTGAGCTTATCTACTGTGAGTAAGAGTGCTAACGAATGCTGCATATTTGAaaccattttttcaacaaaaaaactaCCACCTCAGGTTCACCGAAAATAAACACGATTGCATTTTGCACCTAAGCATGTGGCCTTAAAGTCTGATTGGAGCTATGTTGTAATTTCAGaagaacaaacaaattttgtaagaGTCGATTTATTTCTACGATCTTCGGAAGGAGGAACACAAGTTGGACCGACTACATAGTTGTATGTGCTGTGTGAGCATATTTGG contains:
- the LOC126759442 gene encoding ubiquitin-conjugating enzyme E2 Q2 gives rise to the protein MACLNTLKLEIKTLEKIFNKNHERFQILNSSVDELTCRFIGKNGKRYDIHANITETYPSSPPVWFAESEETSVTNAVQILSNTNGRDNHVINQVGILLRELCRLHNVPLPPDIDNLTIPFQLPPPSASPLHQQPAAQHQIEDIDSDQDDVEDLICESEQESEGDEDLPLEMDDGRSANKVEKDEMEVEHLATLERLRQSQRQDYLKGSVSGSVQATDRLMKELRDIYRSDSFKSNMYSIELVNDSIYEWNIRLKSVDPDSPLHNDLVMLKEKEGKDSILLNIIFKETYPFEPPFVRVVHPIISGGYVLVGGAICMELLTKQGWSSAYTVEAVIMQIAATLVKGKARIQFGATKALSQGQYSLARAQQSFKSLVQIHEKNGWFTPPKEDG